From the genome of Neosynechococcus sphagnicola sy1:
TTTCAACAACTGGCAAACTTCAGTCGTACCCAGTGGCAGGGAACAGCGGATTTTTCCCAGACCCAGTGGCAAAATACGGCGATGTTTACCAAAGCCCGATTTCTGCAACCGTTGTTTTTGACGGAGGCTGTCTTTGAACAGACGTTACTGTTACGAGAGGCTCAGTTCAATCATCCGGTGAATCTGCGCGGCGCTCAGATTCTCAACCGGGCAGATTTTAGCTACGGTAGCTTCGGTAAAGCGGCTTACTTGAATATTTCCGGGCTAGAATTTGATGCCGATCAGGCCAAAATTCTGGGAGATCCGGGGCAGATTGGCCGGGTCTTGTCGGCTCCCCTGCTGTCTGGCAATGAAACCCTGTTTCGGAATTTAATTCAGAATTTCCGCCAGTTACAACAAATTGCAGATGCCAACCAGGTAGAGTATTCGATGCAGCAACTACGACTGCGGGAACTGTCCCAACGGTTTTTAGGAACTAATCTCAATACAGCGACCTTAAACCAGTTAGGGCGCTTGGGGTTCTCCACGGTTCAGGCAACTCAGATTATCCAGACCCGTAGCCGCCACTCCTTTCGTAGTCTCACGGAGCTGTTAAGTCTCGAGACGGTCGATTTTGCAACCTTGATTCGGGTGCGGACGCGGGCGATCGCGGAAGAACCCTTGCCCCCGATCTGGAATCTCAGCCGTCGGATTGGCTGGGGCTGGCAATGGCTGGGGCTGAGCTTGCTACTTTTGCTCAGCCGCTATGGCTCCAGTTTTGGGCTGGTGTTTGGGGTGGGCATGTTGGCGATCGCTTACTTTGGGTTACTGTTTTGGGTGCTAGATCGCTGGCGACGGTTCCGGCACCCCCCCGTGATTCCCACGGTCTTCGAATCCGCTTGGGTACTGATCAGTGGGGGACTGTTGACCCTGACTGCCGTGAGTGCGATCGCCCGTACCGCCACGCAACCGGGGTGGACGCTTTTCTGCCTGGGGGTGATGACGCTGCCACTGCCGCTGTTGATGGTGGTGCGCATCTATCAGCAAGGACGGTATCACGATCAGATGGCGGTGAGCTATTTCGTCGAAGAAGGCACCTTGCGCCAGTTACGTCTGTTGATCGGACGGTTGCCAACTATCCCCCGCTATCCCCTGTTTCGCGAACGGTACCTGCCCCTGCTCTGGAATCGTCGCTGGAACTGGCTCAACTATTACGACTTCAGCCTCAATAACTTTGTGAAGCTGGGCTTTAACGACATTCGCCTCCGGGATGAACATCTACCGGGGTTAATTTCTGCCCTCGTCTGGTATCAGTGGAGCCTAGGGCTGCTGTATATTGCCCTGCTGTTGTGGACCCTCTCCCGCACGATTCCGGGGCTGAATCTATTGATCTACTTGAAATAATGTCTGGGGACTGATTACGGTGCCGATTCCGGGGCATAGATAATTTCATCTTCCTGCCGCCAAGCTGGATCAACCAGGCAAAGAAACACCAGGGGTTCCCGGCTCTGGTTGTGAATAAATTGATGGGCATGGGGGGGAATATATATCGCATCCCCTGGTTCTACCGCCTGCACCTCTTCATCAATGTGCATCACCCCTGTGCCACTGAGAATGTAGTAAACCTCTGAGGTTTTCAAGGCATGGGGGGTGCAAGCCATGCCAGGGGGAACCGTGGCGTGGGCTAAACTGTAGCGCTGGGCGATCGCTTGCTTATCAGGGTGCAGCAGTTCTCGTAGTAGGGAACCATCGCCCGCCGTGAACTCTGGACAATTGGCGAGTTTCTGAATCAACATCCTGGTGGTATCTCGACTAATAATAAAGCTGGGTCGTGGTTGGGGAGGGGTGCCGATAATCTGGGCAATGAATCGCGGATTCTGAGAGCGCTACTTTGGGATGTACCGTACATTTTAGGTGATAGTCTCCGGTAAAAAACTGGCAGCGGGCACAGGGAATCTGGTGCATCCGTTGGGCGTTGCGGAGGCCATCTCGCAGGGCTGTTCCCAGGCTCCATGCGACTAAACTGGTTAGTCCCCAAGCGCCAATAAAGCACAAAGGCACCAAAATTGGCTTGATCCATAGCATCCAGACAGAGAAGAATGGCAACACAGATTTACTAATCCTGCAGATGATGAGTTATTTTAATCTGCTGGATGAGGTATTGTTAACCCCCGAGAGGGGTCGCTGGATCTTGGCTCCAACTCATCAGCCAGAACTGCCTCCTATCCCCTGTCAGCCTAGAGCTACCCTCCACCTATACCGTTGAAATCCTAAAAAGGTCTAAAATCCGACCGGGGAACCGGGGTTTTGTGGCATGATTTTTTAAAAGCGCTGTTTTTGTTCTTTAGACTACAGGAAAGCAGTTATGTCTCTCCGTCTAGGTGATACCGTTCCCAATTTCACCCAAGCATCTTCCACAGGTGATATCGATTTTTATGAGTGGGCGGGTGATAGCTGGGTGATTCTGTTCTCACACCCCGCTGACTATACCCCCGTCTGCACCACTGAACTCGGTGCCGTTGCTAAGCTGAAGTCCGAGTTTGACCAGCGCAACGTCAAGCCAATTGCCCTCAGCGTGGATGGCGTTGAATCTCACCAAGGCTGGATTGGAGATATCAACGAAACCCAGAATACAACCGTCAACTACCCGATTCTGGCAGATGCCGATCGGAAAGTGTCTGATCTCTACGACATGGTGCATCCGAATGCCAATAACACCTTGACGGTGCGGTCTGTGTTTGTTATTGACCCCCAGAAGAAACTGCGCTTGACCATTACCTATCCAGCAAGCACTGGGCGTAACTTCGCAGAAATCTTACGGGTGATTGATTCCTTGCAACTCACCGATCACTACAGTGTTGCGACCCCAGTTAACTGGCAGGACGGTGGCGATTGTGTGATCGTTCCTTCCCTCAAAGACCCAGAGGTGCTCAAGGAAAAATTCCCCAAAGGGTATACCGAAGTCAAGCCTTATCTGCGGATGACGCCCCAGCCTAACAAGTAAGGGTCGTTTGAGGCCAAGTTAGATCGAAGTCAGAGTGAAAGCCTGTCAAGACCTGTGAAGGATTGACAGGCTTTCACTGAAAATGGCGAACCAACCATGGCAACGGCAGGGTCAAGCCCTGGCCACAAACTGACGGAAGGAGGGATGATAGAAGCGCACTGCTGCCGATTGATCACCATGCCATCCCCCTCTTTGAAATATGCATATTTCCCTGGCTGTGTGGCTCAGGGCGCCTGTCGGGAACTGTACCAGTCTACCCAAGCACTCACCCAGGCATTGGGCATTGAACTGGTGGAGCTGAAGCAGGCAGCTTGCTGTGGCTCTGGTACCTTTAAGGAAGATTCCCAACTGCTGGAAGATACGGTGAATGCCCGGAATATTGCCCTAGCGGAGGAACTCCAGCTGCCCCTGTTAACCCATTGCAGCACCTGTCAGGGGGTGATTGGCCATGTAGATGAACGGCTGAAGCAAGCCCAACAGCAACAGCCTGCCTATCTGGAACAGGTGAATGGCTTGCTACAGCAACAGGGTTGTCTGCCCTATCGCGGCAGCACCACGGTGAAGCATTTACTCTGGGCGCTGGTGGCTGACTATGGCCTCGCCGAGATTCAGGCTCAGGTGACTCAAAAACTCTCCGGGTTGCAGTGTGCGGCCTTCTATGGCTGTTACCTCCTGCGGGGGCAAACGTCCCTTGCCTTCGACGATCCCTACCAACCCGAGTCCATGGAAAATCTATTCCGTGCGGTCGGTGCGACACCGATCTACTATCGAGGCCGCACCCAGTGCTGTGGTTGGCCCTTGTCGAGTTATGCCACGACCCAATCCTTTCAGATGGCGGGGATGCATATTCAGGAGGCGATCGCCGCTGGTGCGGATTGCATAGTCACCCCGTGTCCGCTCTGTCACTTAAATTTAGATTCGCGCCAGCCGGAGGTGGCACGGGTGATCGGTCACCCCCTAGGTCTGCCGATTCTCCACCTGCCCCAGTTAGTTGCCCTGGCATTGGGCATTACCCCCCAAGCCTTAGGACTGGATCGTCATATTGTCTCCACCCACCCGGTGCTGGCAAAACTGGGGTGGGCCTAAGCCAGTTTTGGGGTCAAGTCCGCTCCATCTATTAAATTGTTTGAAGTTTTGCAGCTGTTCTCAAAAGCCATCTTAGGCGCTGGGGTAAACTAAGCGTTGATTCTGAAGTCTTCATCTTGCAGAACCCCTGAAGGCGTTAAACACTCATTTGGAGCCTTTATAAGATGTCTCATTCAGTCAAAATCTATGACACCTGCATCGGCTGCACCCAGTGCGTCCGGGCTTGTCCCCTAGATGTACTGGAGATGGTGCCCTGGGATGGCTGTAAAGCCCAGCAGATTGCATCTTCTCCCCGGACAGAAGACTGTGTAGGTTGCAAGCGGTGTGAAACTGCCTGCCCTACCGACTTTCTGAGTATCCGAGTTTACCTAGGAGCCGAGACCACTCGCAGTATGGGCCTAGCCTACTAAGCAGTGTCAATTGGATTACTCACGTTGTTTCTAAGATAGATGGGGGGGCTTTTGGCTCCCTCAGTTTTTTTGCATCCAGCTTCTGAAGTTGGAGGTTGAAACTCAAATTCCCCGGATTGAATGGGAGAAGATTCAAATATCCCCAGAGGGCTGGGCAACCCCGCTCGCAGGTTTGGTGATCACCAATACTCCCATTG
Proteins encoded in this window:
- a CDS encoding pentapeptide repeat-containing protein codes for the protein MGASHQLTGRSPHPRSVPPVPLHRWIMLGLLLVCWLGCWVPAPVWAATVPSDRPELTLELLQERLKSPMQSEGGRVLDLRHLIIDLRPENGDLRDQFYERLQTQLQRSGTPLGLDLSYSQIKGELVLSKLGLRTPLYGKALSPIFSEAEQIQLQRDRRRLSQLRQLSQSLLTTPGGNGQLTPPSQITVFRGPLKLVQTRFEGAVNASNTFFLNRVEAPGADFTQEVDCSETRFSQPVNFTSAVFRRDLRFRNSIFFAKAGFSQDQFQGVANFQGSEFQAAVRFNQGRFQQLANFSRTQWQGTADFSQTQWQNTAMFTKARFLQPLFLTEAVFEQTLLLREAQFNHPVNLRGAQILNRADFSYGSFGKAAYLNISGLEFDADQAKILGDPGQIGRVLSAPLLSGNETLFRNLIQNFRQLQQIADANQVEYSMQQLRLRELSQRFLGTNLNTATLNQLGRLGFSTVQATQIIQTRSRHSFRSLTELLSLETVDFATLIRVRTRAIAEEPLPPIWNLSRRIGWGWQWLGLSLLLLLSRYGSSFGLVFGVGMLAIAYFGLLFWVLDRWRRFRHPPVIPTVFESAWVLISGGLLTLTAVSAIARTATQPGWTLFCLGVMTLPLPLLMVVRIYQQGRYHDQMAVSYFVEEGTLRQLRLLIGRLPTIPRYPLFRERYLPLLWNRRWNWLNYYDFSLNNFVKLGFNDIRLRDEHLPGLISALVWYQWSLGLLYIALLLWTLSRTIPGLNLLIYLK
- a CDS encoding cupin domain-containing protein, whose protein sequence is MLIQKLANCPEFTAGDGSLLRELLHPDKQAIAQRYSLAHATVPPGMACTPHALKTSEVYYILSGTGVMHIDEEVQAVEPGDAIYIPPHAHQFIHNQSREPLVFLCLVDPAWRQEDEIIYAPESAP
- a CDS encoding peroxiredoxin yields the protein MSLRLGDTVPNFTQASSTGDIDFYEWAGDSWVILFSHPADYTPVCTTELGAVAKLKSEFDQRNVKPIALSVDGVESHQGWIGDINETQNTTVNYPILADADRKVSDLYDMVHPNANNTLTVRSVFVIDPQKKLRLTITYPASTGRNFAEILRVIDSLQLTDHYSVATPVNWQDGGDCVIVPSLKDPEVLKEKFPKGYTEVKPYLRMTPQPNK
- a CDS encoding CoB--CoM heterodisulfide reductase iron-sulfur subunit B family protein; protein product: MPSPSLKYAYFPGCVAQGACRELYQSTQALTQALGIELVELKQAACCGSGTFKEDSQLLEDTVNARNIALAEELQLPLLTHCSTCQGVIGHVDERLKQAQQQQPAYLEQVNGLLQQQGCLPYRGSTTVKHLLWALVADYGLAEIQAQVTQKLSGLQCAAFYGCYLLRGQTSLAFDDPYQPESMENLFRAVGATPIYYRGRTQCCGWPLSSYATTQSFQMAGMHIQEAIAAGADCIVTPCPLCHLNLDSRQPEVARVIGHPLGLPILHLPQLVALALGITPQALGLDRHIVSTHPVLAKLGWA
- the psaC gene encoding photosystem I iron-sulfur center protein PsaC, with the protein product MSHSVKIYDTCIGCTQCVRACPLDVLEMVPWDGCKAQQIASSPRTEDCVGCKRCETACPTDFLSIRVYLGAETTRSMGLAY